aGTTTAAAAATAAGGTGCAATAAATGATAGAGTTGTAACTTGTGAGCTaatcataagagttgtgagttggctgcatttctaattaattttggacatattttgattaatatcaaTATTTCTCCTTTAATACGTGGCAATAcgttcatatttatattttactatttagatgAATCCCAAAGAGTGTAGCAATGTCAATCGagttatgatgagatcatactAATGAGATCAAAAGACTGATGcttcattcttaaactattcttGGTTATAGGACTATAGAGTGCGGCCTCTATAGTACCGTCAAAACCAGTACACACTATGCATGCTGGTAAGGAAGGTAGTTGATCTTATTGACTACTTGTGTGGTGACACTAATGCAAGTGTGTAGATGTTCATTGGTGAATGAATTCACTGAATGACTTAACTTGAGAACACTCAAATGGTAATtcttactaaatgtcaattgGGAGTTCTATGTAACAACATGTGCTAGTAATCTCTTTTCCTCGGATACCACAATTATCTTGTATGAGGAGTGTCATGCTTTGATGCCACTGTATGGGGTCCAGTAAGATGAGTCCCTAATAAGGAGGTTATTGAGTATGATCCGAATCATACAAAAGTAGGTGAGTACGTAAGATGAAATCTATCGACCttagtaagatttaaaagatatatGCCCTATGTGAATTATGAAGTCACAACTCGAGCAGTAGTTGGCCAATGCagatagttgagaattaataagaattattaatttgactataggagttgtggatttaacATTCGTACACATAGTGTTGGTTATTAGAAGCTTGACATTTTACCATACTTCTAGACTATACCGGGGCATTATGATACAGGGATCGAATAGCACTGTAACTTGTCACGGAAAGGTTCATTAGAAGTGCTATTTGCATTTTATTATGATATGGGGGGCATGATACGTTGCTAGACGTTAATCTTGGTCTAAGggcaagataataatttttgtcatgagataaaataaattaaggatcATAATTAAAGAGTTTTATTAGGAATAAGATTCTATAAATTGTCCTTTACCATCTTCATAGTGAATATATAAGGTCACACATGAACAAAGAAGAAGtttcatgaaatttttaatgggactaaaaaatatttttggggccCATAAGAATTCGTGGATTTTTGGGGTGAGCTAGCACTCACGAAAAAATTCACGGGATATCaacaaaatgaacaaaaagTAAAACAAGGTAAAAAAAACCCACAAATGGGTTGGGCCTTGGCCCAACATGTTTATAACATACTTAGGCTTTCTATAAatccctagtttgactagggtttGAAAGGCTCTCCATTTTTTGCCTCATCCCCTTTgttttctagagagagaaagtgtggtttttgtgaaaaacaaatttttttttcaagtgttGGATTAGATCTTGTATGGTTGATGTAAGGAGATCAAAGGGGCATGCTGATGGACATCTATTGAAGCTTCTCTTTGGTGTGGATCACTTATAGATGGTGGGTAATATCTCATGGCATAAATATTCATCCATTCTTCATcggacaatcaaaatgtttgattttttgttatatattttttatttttgaaagattatatatttgcaaactagATCTGGTCTCTTCGGGTTTCAAGTTTAGCCAAAAAGTTGGGttgatccatttttttttaattttttcactaTGTTGGGATCTAAGAAACCcaataataaatgtattgttctttaatttgtagattttttggtaatttatctttgttttttattaaaaaaatatgtgaagTAATAATTGTTACATTATTAGCCTTTGAGAATAGAATAATCAAGAAGAATTCATTACCACACACAATGCCACCATAAATAATGGTGTCTGTGAGAATCGATACTTACATTGTGGTGTAAAACATTGGAGATAATGCggagttaaaaaaagaaaaatacaacatgaAAGTTACGATATAATGTCTCAAAATATTGTcttcaaaatgacattttattgaatttttataacaaaattatcTTCTACCTTACGTTTTAATTTATCACTACAAATTCttttatataattgtttaaTCTTTTGCTAAAGAAAATACCTTTCCTCCAAGAATTTTCATACCAAAGCATGTCATGACAATTGCTTTTAATTTGACATCAAAAGTTGACTTTTAGTAGAGaattaattattacttttaGTGGCAAAATTGTCAACTATCTTTAGAAACATAACTTGCTATGACAATATTTGTGTCATAACAAAGTACTTTATAACGATAAAGTTTTTGCTATAATCTCTTTTCACTCTATACGTCTGattatattaacatttttatcattatttaacatctgttaaaaaattttaaatgaccaAACTACCCTctccttactttctctctctttttatttcGCCATGAATTAGGTCACTACAGAAGAAAAAGACCATATGCCTCCAATCACCGAAAGAAAAAGGAGGTATTGTCATCTAATAGTGATTATAATTCTAACATGCACACTTAAAAGGAAAGACAAAGAAAGAgacgagagaaagagaaagacaaaaatatagagGAGAGActcgaaaataaaataatcaatttgtCCAATTATTAATATCTAAGTACTCTTTGTTATTGTTTTACTAAAGTTTAGGGATTCTTTGCGCAATTTACTTTTAAGGtttatgataaaaattattgtgtcgtcatatatttcaatttttggttcTATTTGTTTGGATGTAAAATGTTTGTcactataaaataatttttaaatgaaaatattttatatacagagatatttttattttatcttctcttattttgtatacatgtgaaaatgattttattttttaacattaaaataatctattttcattattttgttccCCTCATTTATACAAGTAGTATTTCCACAGCCTTCACACCTCATCAAACCCAACACCCATTGCACTTCTTCTCCTCCACCTTCAAATTCTATGATGAGATGTGTTGAAAAGATCTCTCACGAAAGGTGAAGAATGACttattgaataaatttgatttgataaggtatttttgtcttttagcaTAGAGATATTGTTTCATGTTTTTGATaatcaaacattaaaaaatagataaaatattttcctaaaAGACATTTTCAAACAAAGAAAGGGCATTTATGCTAAAGATTTTCCTATTAAATACAATTATGACAATTATCATAATTTGCCACTAAAACATAacttttaaagataaattaattttttttttttgtaaataagatgtattaacaaaaaaaaaatgtgaaaacatCTACACAATCAAAACCAAAGCATATCCCAACCCACAACAATATCAAGAAAAGACAAACACTAGCCTCCAAAGACACAGTCAAGTGGTAAAAGAGGGGGTTGTAAAGATGCAGTCATACTAAAGACTGTTAGTGTGGGATCGATTCTTAggggaaataattttttttgagggTGGTCTTTGGTAAGTGTTAGTGGACGCAGCCTCAAACCCTAACCATTTAGGCATATCCCTTGATTTACCTCTCTCGTGATGACCCAGGGACGGATTCGGCGAGGGATGCAAGTGATGGCACGTaatccaaaacaaaaaagaaaaagaaaagaagggatcaaaacatggaataaatacaaaatatactAAAATCTCTTGACGAGAAAGACATGACTCTATTCACATCTTCTAAGCAGTGGAAAACCCAAAAATTGAGATCGAGATAATTGGTATGAAGAGATCTTGAAATCAGCTATAAAGCTCGTGGATAAAAATTGTTTAAGGGGTCCAAATATAactttttagtgatgaaaattaTGTCACCATATATTCCAAATTCCTATGCCAAATTTAATCATCTAATTTATTCACTAAAACTTCTTTTAATGATGAATTAATTAagctttgttgagaaattgtCGAATGCCTCAAAGCACAACTTTTTTGTGATATATAGTTCCCTATTTTCGTTACAACAGACCAACTTTTTGTTGGCAATATAAGTTTCTTTTAGTGGattcacattgaaaactagccATAGATCCAAAAAATATCTAAACCTGAAACATTTGAGAGGTTTGCGGCTCTTGCGCTTTGTTAGTTTGCCCCAAAATAGACAACAATTGTCGCTTTCAATCTCAAACAGTTGGCCTGGTGTATGAACTGAACACACCAAGATAACAGCTTTACTTCTATACTGTTTCTTCTTCCAAATTCCAACTTCAAATAAACCCAAATTTATTTGGCTCGTAAATTACGGATTAGACGAAGTCAAGTCTAAACTAATTAGCTGCCATCAGTGGAAACCAAACTCAAGTTCTCGCTTAAGTCATTCATAATGTgggatatatacacacacacacacacacacatatatatacatgcagtCGATCTAAAGCCATAAAAGAACAAAACTGAGGTTTCCATGAATGGAATCCTAAACTTTGATTAACtgcaaattaaacattaaattaagCAAACCCATATATCGATCTCTCATGGAATTGATGGATATTGATTAACATGGAACTTGGTTCATGGCTCTGAGATCGATCCCATATGTCGTCGTCCCAGGCGACGTCGCTGTAAAGCGTGTTGTAAGCCTCGCCGGCCAGATACTCTATACCCTATGACGGGCACCCGAACGCCCCCCACGACATTTGCTCGTCCGCGGCGCTCTTAAGGtttatgataaaaattattgtgtcattatatgtttcaatttttggttCTATTTATTTGGATGTAAAATGtttcattattaaataattttaaaatgaacatATTATTACTACAATATCACTATGATGATATTACTACTACAATAGTGATATTActgtaataattttttagtattaggtatttatttatagatctactactcatttatatatatacaaaaaaagatCAACTTGTACAAATCTATATTCTGATTAGAAAATGAATCGcgaaaataaatcttaatacGTCATGAAAAAAGCATAGGTAACAAGATCTGAGTCAGCATATCTTTATTGAGTTTAATGACTCCACATTTATCAATGTACTTATATCTATTTAAATCAAGAGTACTCGCATCATCTAAGATTGCTTGCATCTTCTCCTAAAAATCAAGATAGTGAATTTGGACCATAAGTCTCAGCGAGACAAATTTGGATTTGCTGCATCTAGGCTAAACAAACTATTGGGTTGGATCTAGGTTGGGATTTGTCAAATCTCGATAGATCTGGACAGGCAAAGCTTGAAAGGCCAACAACTATGGCCAACtctttgatgatgatgatacgTGACTATTGGAGAAGACGAAGGCGAACAGACAGAATTGTCGGTGatcgaagaagaagatggcaaCCAAAAGAACGAATAGTTGAAGATAGTGGCAAATGGCACAAGAGCCATCTTCGACAATGGCAAAAAGCACAAAGGTCAACAGTTATAGCAACTACTGGAGATGATTGAAGGCAAAGGAGATTCGATGGCTGAGACAGGGATAATGTCGACCAAAGAAGACCAATGCGACAATTGGAAACGACCAATCACTAGCAAAGGCGAAGACGAAGATGATGATCGAAAAAGATGCATCGATTGAAGGAGGCACAAGAATAGTCACGATGATTGAAAACGGTGAGTGATGTAGTTGATGGCAACTACAACAGGACTAATGTCGGTTGGCGATGACTAGCAAATCGGTGGGTAACAACAATCGATGATGATAGAGTACAAGCGATTGACGGTGACGATGATGACAGCAAGAAACCTAGGTGacaaaaaagatgaagaatttCATATTTGACGATTGAGACCTGTCAAGATGCTCATGGTTTGATTCAACAGGTTTGATATTAGTTCGTATGAATTTAGAATTGAAAACAAACTACGATCAAAGTATCGAATACTAAAACGAACACAAAAGTTATAGATAAAAaacctaaattaaaaaaaaaaacaaaggtaCAAATAATTTATTCACTAAAGTCTCTTTtattgatgaattaattaagCGTTGTTGACGAAATTGTCAAATGCCTCGAAGCACAACCTTTTGTGATAGCTCCCTATTTTCGTTATAACAGACAAACTTTTTGTCAGAGTCTTTATGGcaatataataatttcttttagtgGATTAACATTGAAAATTAGCCATAGATCCGAAAAATATCTAAATGTGAAACTTGCGGCTCTTGCGCTTTGTTAGTTTGCCCCAAAATAGACAACAATTGTTGCCTTCTGTGTGCtggatataaatatatttgccCCTATTTTTAAAACATACATAAAGCAGGCTGTTTCAATCTCTAACAGTTGGCCTAGTGTATGAACTGAACCCACCAAGATAACAGCTTtacttctgtttcttcttccaAATTCCAACTTCAAATAAACCCAAATTTATTTGGCTCGTAAATTGCGGATTAGACGACGTTAAGTCTAAACTAATTAGCTGCCACTTAGACTAATTGGCTGCCATCAGTGGAAACCAAATTCAACTTCTCGCTTAAGTCATTCATCATgggatatacatatatacacacacacatatatatatacacacatacatgcaGTCGATCTAAATCCATTAAAAGAACAAAACTGATGTTTCCATGAATAGAATCCTAAACTTTGATTAGTAACTAAAACTGAAACtgcaaattaaacattaaattaagCAAACCCATATATCGATCTCTCATGGAATTGATGGATATTGATTAATTTGGAACTTGGTTGATGGCTCTGAGATCCCATATGTCGTCGTCCCAGGCGACGTCGCTGTAAAGAGTGTTGTAAGCCTCGCCGGCCAGATACTCTATATCCCATGATGGGCACCAGAACGCCCCCCACGACATTTGCTCGTCCGCGGCGCTCCACCACCGTGCCTCCGCCTCCTCCTCTGCCGCCACATGTTCCCGGCGGcactccctcttcttcttctcctcctcctcaacCGCCGCCACCGCTTTCTCCTCCTCCCTCCTCTTGGCCTTCCTCGCCGGCGGCCTGCTCTCTCCCGTACTCCTCTGCCTCTTCATGTTCCTGGGTGCAGATATTTTCTCTAGAAGAGTGGAAACTTTTGCCCAGAAACATGAGGTGTCTGAGAGAACAGGACATGGGATTTGGGAACCCTTATAGCCCCTTCCCCTCGGGAAACTGCACGCTTTGGAGGGAAactaaatgacaaaaatgtccCCCCATCGAATAGCCTTTCTGGTGGGTAAAGGCTAGGGACCATATGGTCGTTCGGATCATGCTGGGGCAGAAGGTGGCCCAATTCAGTGAATATCCAGAGATCCCCGCACAGTTCGGTGAGGAAGTGTCAGGTGAACGTCGGCATGGATTGGTCAAAAGGGTGAGTTGCTGCCATGAGGCATAAAATTATTGGGTCTAGTTATTGATGGAGCCGTGACGAGAAAGGCAATGTTAGGCAGCTCAGATCCTAGGTTGGGTAAGGGGCGACGTACAGGTGGTGCCTTTTCTGAGCGGCCTCTCGCGAATTCCCAGAAGCCAAGGGCAAGATGCAGTGTCTTAGAATTTTAACCTAACTTTTAGACGCtatagtttaaataaataaaagcctTAATGCATACTCTAacccttaataattaaaaatatgataattactttttaacgtgtaaaatattaatattttatatttaattattaaaaatctttatatatataaaagtataatagtttacaaaagatttttttctctcaaaacttgTATCAATTACTAAAACTAGCAGTAATTAAAtgcttgtattttttaataaattaaaaataataaaaaaaaattaaacatgagCTTGGAAGacttataacttaattttaaagtCAATTAATgttctcattaattaatttctcaattaattaaaaataagtattttttatcaatattattaattaaaaatatttataatattattttttattaattcctcaattaatccctcaatcaatcaaaaataaatattatttcttaaaaatataaataaataatttaaactattaattaagtcataaaaaattattcatttgtgtaaaataaaaataatttgtatttagtatttattattcCAAAACAATTGGAGATCTCCTATAAAGTATTTTGAaacttttcattattaattaaataaatattattaatacaaaatttgaatagacaatttaaattattaattaagtcatgtatggatatataatttctcaatgaattaaaaataaatattttttataaatattgttaataaaaaatattataatattattttttattagttcctcaattattaaaaaataaatattaatatatgaatttttcaatattaattaaaatttaacaaatcaCATTTGCAAGACTatgcaagaaaattaatacatagtgaaagaaaaataagtcaaaattcatattttcaaaattttgttattactgcgaaaattaaatttcaagatcaaaaattaaaaattttaaataaatttttaattagcattgaaaaatccatgttTCCTCACATttagaagttttaatttatatttatatttataatttataaataaatatataatataataaataattttattttaataattaatcaatcactacatttaatttaatgcaagattaatctatgagtttttcaatactatttaagatttaagatattgcattttcaagactaatatataatttttttaatattaattaaaatttaatttttaaatttattgtgattacaCCTCACGTGCATCGCACGAGTGAACActagttattattttaaatctttattaTGACGAAATGTTAGGGCATATATGAATACATTTATTTTCGTAAGTGACACATTACGTGAACAAGCGATTAAcagtatttgaataaattaactAATACGTCATAATctcacaataattaaaaaatatatcattttatcACTGATGTgcaaaatattaaagttttatatctcaatttttaaaaattattagttttaattttttatcttaaaacacaaaaaggatataaaaaagaaagtaagagagagatgaaaccgagttcaataaaaaataaataaaggagattaattctatcatattttttgattgaGAATAGAAGAAGGTAATATTTTTGGAGTTAATGATCCAgatatttaagtatttgaaatttaggatttttttttaattatgcatAATTTGGTCTTTTCCCATCaaggtaaattttaatttgatacgTTTTATTGACACGGTCTTTTTATGATATagtaccttttttttttatgtgtatgtCCTACGTGACATAAATAACaactttattttctaataattgagatatagaattttgatgttttgaacATTAGAGACCAAACAccgtattttttaattattaatgaagTGCAACAAACAAGTCTACTAATTCAAATATTGTCAACTGGTCATCTAGGTGGTGTCACTCGTTGAAATGAGTAGAAATGAGCAAATGTTCGATTAAATCGAATTAACTGAACCGAATTGACTAAACTTTTTGAtcagtttgattattttattgaaatggTTCAATTTGACTATTTATTGCAGaaagtttagtttttgattttcgattcgattttttttgtCGGAGTAACCGAACTAATCAAAGTATAAAACGATATCGTTTTGATATTTgcaaaacatcattttttgacTGGCCGCatgcaaatgaagaagaagaaagatactGACTAAAACGAACCCAACACCCAAGTTCTTCGAGAGAGACCAAGACCAAGAGAAAGAGACCGACAAACTAAACCCTAATTGGAACCAAAACCCTACCGTTAGTCCGTCGCCATCAGTAATCCcctttgtttcctttccttTTACCATCAGCCGTTAGCCATTTTTTACTTCGTCGTCCCCTTCGTTAAACCCACATCGACGATCCACACCGATGACCAACTTGACCCACATCATTTCTTCACTcccttgttttttcttttccttgtgctTGGACAATCAACCCACACTGAAGATTGACCGTCAATAGAGGTTACTATCAACAATTAGGTTAGGGTTtagtatttttcaaatttttttggcTTTTAGTTAGGTTAGTTTCTTAATGTATTTCCTTTGTTTGCGTTGCAAGTTTTTCGTTGTCTCAAGAGGGTTAGGGTATTCTcttgtatgatttttttttcttttaatttatcgaGAAAGTGATTGCTTGCATTGTTTGAAATTCATTTCTTGTTATTAGAAAGAAATGGACTACTggggtaaatcacaccaaagatgtaacgccccgtaaatgctaatttaatttaattttggggtaatttaaattaaaagaaatattaaaataatttgttgtgatttaataaaatttacttatgtgattttaaggaaataagaaattaaaataattaattaatttgtgttaggaatttctggaattagagaaaaattaaaataaatcaagttgtgggatttttagaagtttcgggcatttctgtaattaatatagggggcgagagtgtaattaatggaagttgtggGGTGCTGGCTTGAATCGCGGAAGAGGgaaaaagtcaccttaaatataagttaaaacatatataggttgaaTGAGGCGTGTGGCGCGGCTGGACACGGGCGCGCGTGCGAGGCAGGCAGTCGAGGGATCGAAAAGCGGGGGGGCAGCTGTGCGCGagggctgatttttaatcagccaagcaccccaaaacgacgtcgttttggggtgAAGGCGGTGGCCgccccagcgctgccacgtggccgcgcgcTGGCCACtcattttggccaatttaaggccGAATTTTGCCCGATTTCGAGCGTGAATTTGAACAGCAAGCAGTAAGGAAAATTGCAGAAAAGCAGCAGCAGCTCGCGGGAGAAATTGagaattttgagcttcaaaaattggattaaactccgtttaatccctgatttaattatctaggtatgtaattaaactagtaattaatattctctgcggttgaaattttatttggagcccaattttattaattttgtcaataattgaaatattgcagtttgtataactttgaccgtgtttggtcaaattgagcttaaggctatctccggaaaggcaagttctatataccctcattgtcgattctttcgatgtcaatttatttggccTCCCTTCGTtagatttggctgttaataaattatggaatttaaacggtgtgtttaataatttaatttattaacctggtttcgagggtattaatcgttggttgcctacgggggtttgtatcacccccaattctatgggaatgatgtcgtactcacccggggctaggttcttagctgtcgggtattattatggattttcggttatttattggctagaacggttgggcagtgggggcaagggttagccgttcggtgacggtgaaactgttgtatggtctattttaggccgtcagatggtctctcctggtcactaaccgctgaccggtgtcaggcactgctaacctactctaccgttatgtgattatagcatgcctgattatttcatttttgttgcatggtttggtatgcacatgggttcgggctgcatgatgggatcatcatgatttggttatgcttgatcacggacattttagattggtcaggttgcatccagcacgagcatatgcatcgcgtgtgatttactacgtgggcggagcatggcttgatgcctggatgtatgggcgccttgtatcacgttggtgctcattacgccttgcattttatatgcattgcatggttactggtagttattagttctcggacgggagtaccgttctgagggagcctttggctcggctgtcgggagtaccagcagggatacgggtgacgggagtaccgacccgggacagtgcgcataggtttgtggtgatttatgttgcctttcagggcagcggcaggttggtatggga
The sequence above is a segment of the Diospyros lotus cultivar Yz01 chromosome 7, ASM1463336v1, whole genome shotgun sequence genome. Coding sequences within it:
- the LOC127806619 gene encoding uncharacterized protein LOC127806619 — encoded protein: MKRQRSTGESRPPARKAKRREEEKAVAAVEEEEKKKRECRREHVAAEEEAEARWWSAADEQMSWGAFWCPSWDIEYLAGEAYNTLYSDVAWDDDIWDLRAINQVPN